The window TGAAACCGTCTTTTTACATCTCTGTGTCCCTGCAGGTGAGGTATGCCATAAGTCCTACACCCAGTTCTCAAACCTGTGCCGTCACAAACGCATGCATGCTGACTGCAGAACGCAGATAAAGTGCAAGGACTGCGGGCAGATGTTCAGCACCACTTCCTCCCTGAACAAGCACCGGCGCTTCTGTGAAGGGAAGAACCATTTCACGACAGGAGGATTGTTTGCTCAAAGTATGCCGCTCCCCGGTGCCCCTGGTTTGGACAAATCAGCTTTAGCCATGGGCCACAGCAGTGGTGGATTGGCTGATTACTTTGGGGCTAGCCGCCATCATGGTGGGCTTACCTTCCCTGCGGCGCCAGGCTTCCCATTCAGTTTTCCCGGCCTTTTTCCTTCTGGACTCTACCACCGTCCACCACTCATTCCTGCCACCTCTTCCCCGGTTAGGCAACCAGCTCTCGCTGTGGGTGGTGGGCCTGGTGCAGAGCTAAGTAGGAATCCTCTGCTGCCTCCTAGCCCTGGAGCTCATGAGTCCAGAGAGCTTCTTAAGGCGCTTCGGAAGGAAGACAGTGGTCCTGAAAGTCAGATCAGAGCTTCGGACCTACACACTCAGAGCTCATTGTCCTCCATGAAGCAACGCAACAAGCAAAGTGATCAATCTGAAAGCAGTGATCTGGATGATGTCAGCACACCCAGCGGAAGCGATCTAGAGAGCATGTCAAGCTCCGAGCTCGAAAGTGATATGGACAGTGAGAGAGATAGGGGGGCTATGCGGGAAAGTGCCAAAAGCTTCAAAAGGAAGGCTTGTGATGGAAGCCCCCAAAATCTCAGCCTGACAAGCAGCAGTGCTGATAAAAACTTTGCCGGACCGTCGCTAAACCCTTCCTCACTGGATGAGCGAACAGCTGTTACAGGGGCTGTGAATGACTCTATTAAAGCGATTGCCTCCATTGCGGAGAAGTATTTTGGTTCAACAGGCCTGGCCGGCCTGCCGGACAAAAAAGTCAGGTCACTGCCCTATCCCTCGATGTTCCCTTTACCTTTCTTCACCACTTTCTCTCCACCAGTTTATCCTGTTCAAGACAGAGATGCCAGATCTCACGGGCTGAAGGGTGAGCCGCAGTTGCTGGCAGATGATTGCAAAAAGGCTCAGAGCAAGTCGTCATCCGAGTCACCGTTTGACCTCACCACCAAGCGAAAGGAGGAGAAGTCTACCCCGTTTGTGCCCTCCAAACTAGAAGTCTCCCACTTGACTGGTCAGGATCAGCCTTTGGACCTCAGCCTAGGGAGCAGGGGCCGTGGATGCAGTGcaagagaagaagagaaaaaaatgaatgagggTCATCAAGATGAGAGGGTAGTCATGGAAACGCCGAAGCCTGACTCCTCGCTACAACATGCCAGACCGACTCCTTTCTTCATGGATCCCATCTACAGGTATTGTTATTCCCagtgtcgttgttgttgttttctcaaAAAACACATTCCCACCAAGAAGCACTGTTTGGTTCAGCTTGGCACCGTACAACCTTTGCATTTTCATTGCACAAATTTGGAAAAGGtatcaaaataaacatttaatagcACTGTTAAGCATCCATCCAGACCAATTCCTCTCTTTCAACATCAGCCAGCTCTGTACTGTATGATGTTCCTTTCTTCCACCATCCTAAGGACTTGGAAGAATAGGAAGCTCGGTATGGATTATTGAAGGCACAGAAATCGATATCCCACATGCCATTGTGTAAAATCATATAAACGTGTTGCTATAGGACATCAGTTGCTCTGTTTACTTACATTTTCACATCTTGGATgccataaaaatgtttccacAGCTGATAAATGAGCAACCGCAGTCAACAATTAACGTAGTCAACTGGTTTCTCTTTACCTGTATATTGCAACCTTTGAACTTCGTAATGACTTGTGGGTTAAGAGCTGATAGAAATCTACTATTAGCAGGGTTGAGAAGAGGAGAATGAGTGATCCGTTCGAGACGCTGAAAGACAAGTACATGCGGCCAGCTCCAGGCTTCCTCTTTCATCCTCAGGTATGTTCTGACCGTTGTGGTATCAGCGTGGCGAGGGAAACAATATGTTTAtctaaagaaaatatttagaagtttaattgtgtgtgtgtatatttgtgtataaaaggagtaCGCTCCTAAAGCCTTGATTTCGGCAATAGCTTTCTGTGGAAGATTTTCCAATGTGTGGGCattacaggtgtgtgtgtgttttgagctgACATGCATCTAATCAGTCTCTCTTGTTGTGTGAGAAAAGGTCTAGGAAAGTGAAAACAGCACTTTCTCAGGCATATGATTTCGTTCCCTCTTTTCTGGCCATTTTAGGTCTGGTTTTTACAGGCTGTTTCATTTGCCTGATTTATGTCCTCTGTCCAGACTGTTGCAAAGGGCCCAGCCTGCAACGAGCACATGGTCGTCCCACCTGCCTTAATGAGGTGTCCTATCAGTAGAAACACTAACAGAGTGCTTAGGCCATCTTTATGACTTTATGATGTCTGGACACACAAATCATTCCCAGAAACACCAGACTAGTGTAGGTCCAAGTGAGACCAGGCAAGGGGCCCTCTGGTATACTTTTGAGTGGGTTTGTTTTCAGTCACCTGACTCACTGCTAGGCCATATATCAAGGCAAACTAATTAAACTATAAACTGGaactataacttttttttccacctttttgtttttaattcctgGCAGCAtattttattgcaaagcaatatGGGCTCATATTACATACTGGCTGCTGTTATAATGTCTTTATTGAGCACAGGGAAGTGTTGGGAACTATTAGAGCCACCTATAATTCCCCCAATGTAACTTTGTAGTGAGGCAGCTCATTGCTCCTTTAAAATGTAACACATCAAACCACTTATCTTTGACCAATGTATATCGAGAGACATCCATTGCTACTACtccctgacttttttttttctttactcccTTCAGTTTCGTTTGCCGGATCAGAGCACTtgggtaagttttttttttgttgttgtttttttttactcatagtGATGCATGGACAgtgcaaaatataaataatttatgaAAACAAGCTAGCAGTTCTGCACCATCTTGCTCCAACACTTTATCCCTCAGGAGATGCTATGAGTCACAATACATGTAGCCTCTGGATTTCTGAGCTCCTCTCATCCTCCTCTGTGTGAATTTGGCATTACAATGGAGGGCCAACACAATTTGTTACGTgccattaaaaacaacatttttggacactttgttatattgcagtgaGATGCCAAGCTAGAGATGCAACTTCATAGCTAATTTGCATACGAGATTCAGGGGTCGTCGGCAAATGTCCGGTGTCTGGTGCATGGGGTCAAATACGGGTGGTTGTTTTAAAGGAGCTGAAGTCTTGCATGACTAGTCGACCTCCTCAAagtttttgtgtgacatttgAAGCATATTTTCAAATTCCAAAAGATATGACCTTTAGTGTGTTCAAATTTGGAAGTTCAATTGTACTTGTTTTGTATGATGCCTTTAGCAATGGACGTCTCCCTGCTCTCTTGTTTTCAAATTTACAAACTACATACATATGGTGGCCGAGAGGGGCAAATGCACTGCAAATGCAggaatgacacaaaacaaaaaacacgcaaGCACATAAAACAATAGTAAAGAAAAAATGCTGCTcgaaaaaaatgctgcaatcacaaaaaaacaactgcaaaagaaaaatgctgcaagataaaaatgctgcaatcacagaaaacagctgcaaaggaaaaatgttacaaacacaaaaaaacacacacaaatcaggGAAATGCCGCACGCTCACGCTACACAAAGGAAGTCTGCCAGACCACGAGGAGGCGCGACCCCCAGTACTGTGAGACCAGGGGTGCCTTTCATCGATACTAGCTACGTCAGTGCCCTCTAGCAGCTTGcctaaccgacgtgcctacgtaCCATGTGCCGTGTTGGAGAGGTcgttcccatagaaggcaaggtacagactctgaaattagtcgtaacttgctcatttctcaaccgattttcttgagggttactgttttgtcaacgccaaagcatATGCTATCAATATGACAACTTTGACCTCCCTAGTTTAGCGTCACCGTCGACATGGAGCTCAACATATCTACCTATACATGCATGTGGTGCCTCTGGTCTCACAGGAAAGGTCCGTCCCGGAGGTTGCGCCCCCTAGTGGCCTGGCGGACTTCCGACttccgtgtgtgttttgttgtctttgcgcatttttgttttgcacttgttttttcttttgcacttgttttttcttttgctgttgttttctgtgattgcagAATTTTTGCCTggcaacgtttttttttggttgctttcgttttttgcagttgttttatgtgcttgtgtgtttttcgtcTTGCGTCATTCCTGCTATGCAGCATATGGCCGTTTGCAGCGCATTTGACCCTGCTGGCCACCGTATATCCAGCATTCACATGACTGATCACGCAGTAGCTCAGTGTTTCTTggttttcccccattttaattattttaatttgtttacatttttgtctctAAATTAAGCCCTGCTCTGATTCAAATTAAAGGCTGAAATGGGACTTTCCAGCAGCGCTACACCCTAACCAACCACTTTTGAAAATACTCTGTTTGCTTATACAGAAAATGAAGCGCATCTATTGCAAATGAGCATGGAAGGGACAGTGGATAGTGTAGTGAAGGTAGTTGCTTAGTGGGGGCTGCTTTACATGTGTCCAAGGGTAACAGTCTCTTTGGGACAGTGCCGTGGAGCGGGGGGTTCGCGGGTTGAGCTTGTTCCTCTCGCCAAACATCTGTTTGCTGATAAAGATCAACAATTGAGAATGCATCTCACTAATTAGGCCCTCGCAGCATCACTGACTTCTGAAGATAGCCAATCAACTGCTGGTCCCACTGCAACACTACAGCAACAAGCAAGTTCACAAATGCTCACACATTGCCTTGGGGAGAATACAAAGGGGTTTTCAtgaggtgtgtgtctgtgtgtgtttaaatgtatGTGTAAAGGGGGCCTGTTATACAAAAGAGTCGAGTGTATGACCTTGGGAAAATTACCTCTGAGCAGAGTCTGGTCTCTTCTTGACATTAAGTAGCTTaaacatttcacacacaaggcACTGTGACATGGTCAAATAGACTTAATCAACCTAATCCATAAAACCTACACATCAGTCATTGAAGTGCAAGCTGCAATTGATGGTTTTTAACTTTTCATATATAATTATTAAGTCTTGTTATTATTAAGTATCACTATTAAGTCTTGTTTGACCCCCagaaaattgtaaataatattaTCCCATATCCTATCATATCCTATATGAAGATTATACTGCTTAAGATAAATTGATGCTGTGAGAATTCATGTATTACTGTTAATTATGACAAATAAGATATTAATGATTAATTTAACCGTTATTTTTACAGTAGTTAGTCTTATAGGAAAATAAGAACTCCAGTGTATCACGAAATGTGGAAAACATATTTCCATGTAGATAAATAAGGTGACCAACGAGAACTATTCTGATGAAGAGCAGTTCTACACTCTTGCATTctataatcacaataataataataatcacaataataataataataatgataatctaACCAACTTGACAATCCACATCCTTCCACAGTGAGAATGTCCACTGCGTCAGGAACTTAACACTCAGCCGTCACTCATTCATTAGTCTCTCTCAAGCTCTGTTCTTGCTTTCCATCTGTCTTTccatctttgttttatttttttcactcatttgctctttttttctgtctcacCTATCATCTCGCTCTTCATCATGCTCCCCCTCAGAACCTCCTCACCTCTCTCCTTGCCATCTACTCCATCTTGGCGTGCAGCCTGAGTGTGACAGGGGCTGAAAACAGGAGATGGAATGTCAGAGTCGAAGCAGTGCTCCCGTAGAAGACCCGAATCACCGCTGATTTGTTGGCCTAAAGAAATAAGAACAAGCTGAAAATTTAATATGcacaaaataatgcaaatttCTGTGGTCCCcttggaaaagaagaaaaaaagtgtgcgtgtttgtgtgtgtgcgtgggatGGCCTGTCATGCCCGGTGCTCTACTGGGACCAGCACCCCTCTGTCTCCCCCTTCATCCCCACCCCGCCTCTTTCGGCACAGCGATATCATTATTACCCATGTCTGGCCCTTGATCAGCAATGTCAACATCTTTCATAATGACGAATGCGCTGTCTGCCCGCATTGTGCACAGAATGGTTTACTGCCCAGCAGTGGACATGAATCACTCCACACGcaaacgcaaacacacacagacagacatggATCTGacaacacacagatacacacatggCACGTCCAATCACACCCGCGTACAATATGCATGCCTGtaagcgcacacacactgcGCTCCCTCACGTGCATTACAAATACATTCTATTTTCACACACATTGGTGGCAATTAATCAACTATGACCACCTCGCAACAAATAGTTTCTTGTCCATATATCCACATCCAATGTAGAAAAAGAAGGCATAAATAATTCTTCCCAGGATATCTGATGAAAGCAACTGTTCAACTTCATTAGCAGATTGGCTGCAGTCGTTAATTCTTTCCGTCTGTCTGCGTAGGTGTTGTCTGTCTGAGAGAGAGTTGGGTGAAACAACCGAAAGGTTTCTCAAAGCATGTCAGGAATATCAATGTAGCCTGTGAAATTGGGACTCTATTTGACGTGATATGATAGTTACACATGTTTGGTTTTGGCATCTTTTTGTGGGCATTGAAACAAAGAAACTCTTGTGGCTCCTTGCTTAGCAATATTCAGGCATTCATAAAATCAATGCTAGACCAGAAATTCCAGCAGAGTGGCGTTTCCTGGAGTTTGAAGTTTTACAATCATCCGGTGTCATCTTCCTTCAGATGTCAGCTATTGAGAACATGGCCGAGAAGCTGGAAACCTTTGGCTCCTTGAAGCCAGACTCGGGTGACCTGCTGCGCTCGGGCCCCTCCATGTTTGACTTCCGAGCGCCACCGTCAACGCTTCCAGAGACGCTGCTACGCAAGGGCAAAGAGCGCTATACCTGCAGGTAACCACAGCACACTATGCGGCATTTCTTATCGTcaagaagttaaattttgattCACATTTGAACTAGAACTGCAGAATAATTATGGTGATGgtttattttgatcattttctgttgcaataatacattttcagcTTACGTTTTTCCAATTTGGACTGCAAGGAAAATTATGTTGTTCTTTTCACCAACTTGGAAAACACTGCTTACATTACATTTATCTTGGATAGATATTGCGGAAAAATCTTCCCACGTTCTGCCAACCTGACGCGCCACCTTAGGACTCATACAGGGGAGCAACCTTATAGGTAAGACActtaatttacattatttttgggtGATGATATGTTATTCCATGAGTCTGGCAATCCACAAACACTTAATATCACAAACTATCCAAAGACCCTCCTCACTCATGGAATATCCTTTATACGGAAAACATAAAACGACTACGTTGTTTTCTTCAAACAAATGTCACCTAGAATAGCATTCAGTAGATCTTTACCGAAGTCATATCATCCTTAACATGTCCATTTCATGTTCTACAAGGACATAAAACCGCTCCAGCCCTGGGACCTGTCTGTTCATTGCTCTCCTTGGTCCCAATGCAAGTAGACTGTAACTGTAGAAAGTAGAATAAATTATTATATGCACCTTTCATGCAGAGCCTTCTCAAATATCCCGGGTTCTTGCAAATGTGCCACGGCAGTGCAGAATTTCATGGagatcagttgttttttttttttttggggggggggggatagtcCCGCTAACAAAGAAGCAAGCCAAAAACTGCCAATCAAAATAATATCTCTCGCCACTGTGCGAATAGGTTGCAGGAAATGTAACACTGAACGCCATTTTGTTAAATGTTCCATAAGGTACCATGGCACACTTGCACGTTTCTTTGATTGCAAATAGACTCGATATGCAAGAACAGAAAATGAGCGTTTTGTCTTCACCAATGCGAACGGCTGTCCATCAACCACTACACTTTTCCCGACAAAGCAAAATATTCCCGTTCAACCTCTCTACCGCTTCAGCATCAACTGTTGCTGAAGAGCTGACAATAAAGCAAATTTGTTGTTAATAAAAATACCTTTACCTCGTTAATATAATGAGTAATCCCTGGCCGAAACAGAGCTTTGTAGTTACTAAGATGAAGGAATGTTGGCCCGAAGCTCGTAGGAGGCCTTTTGACCACAGGGGAGGGAGAAAGATCGGTGCGGGCCTCTACTGCCCCAGCCTGATAGCCTCCATTCCGCTCACTGGCATGCCATTAAAGATCACCGCTGTTTATTGTAATTTCTTATGGTGATAACCGGGGGGGTCCTGAGGGACAGCCAATCGAGCAGGCTAATTCCAGCAGAAGAAAAGATGTAATCTTCTCGTATAATTTTGCATGAAGAAACTTGGCAAGAGTGACTAATTTCGCTGGGATAGAACACAATCTGTTGCGTGCTTATTGAATGAGAGAAGAATGCAATTTTATTGAGCTGGCTGGAGATAAGAAGCAATTCGGTTTCACCTTAAACAAGCTCCTCCATCATGTCTGGATCTGTGGGACTGctgggactgtgtgtgtgtgtgcgtgtgtgtgtgttctgcatCAGAGATGCTGTTCTGATTCCCACAGAACAATCCAGGAGTTCCAAAGTAATGTTTTCGGTTGCTGTTAAGTTTTGTCCTTAAAATGGCGTTTTTCTGTCCTGCAGGTGTAAATACTGCGACCGCTCCTTCAGCATCTCCTCCAACCTGCAACGCCACATTCGCAACATCCACAACAAGGAGAAGCCCTTTAAGTGCCACTTGTGTGATCGATGCTTTGGTCAGCAAACCAACCTGGATCGTCACCTCAAGAAGCACGAGAATGGTAACCTGTCAGGTGCGAACCGAGAGGCCTCGTCTCTAATTTCAAACGAATCCTTTTACGCTACTGTGGGAAACCAtcttaaaagtaaaattaattAAGTACATCTGCCACTTATTTATTTCATCAACAACATATCTTAGAGATGTGTACCAGAAAATAACAAcactgaatggaaaaaaaaatgttttgccctTGTTTCTTTGCGCAGGGACTGCAATGTCTTCTCCACAGTCGGAACTAGATGGCAACGGCGCCATATTGGACGACAAAGAAGACTCTTACTTCAACGAAATAAGAAATTTCATCGGCAACACAGGACAAAGCCAAACATCCCCGGACCCCTCTGAAGAAGGGTAGAGAGACATCCACATTTTCTCAACTCTACAGCTAACTCCTACCTAAAAACATAAAGAGTGAGCCTACGGTTAAATGTAGCAAAAAGATATTTCGTCGAGTACTCAAGtaatcacccccccccctccccccctctccTGCCCcactatatttgtatatatatattctttttactACAAACATATTTTATCCTCATTTATGAGGCCTGGAATTTTATCCTTAAACTACGTATGTTGGTACTAAGTGTATGCTATGAACTCTGTGAACAgtatttgagacaacaaaaatagcctTTGTTAAATGGTTAGCATTACCGATTAGCATTAGAGCGCtagtgattaccattttaggtttaaaaaaaaaataacgctaGTTACCATTCAGTtcactcatacatcattttACATGTACTTTATACATCTGATAATGTCTTATAATCACTCACTTATAATCCTTGGTCAATTTTGGCAGTGTTTTTCACTGGGCCAACagtccgtctgcaacaaatgtccgtgcAGTAAAAATGGACAGTGGCTAAATGGTTCCAGGCAGTGGAAATAtgcttgtattatttttttattgcctcgaggcagaattttttgtgtcgaccaatttCTGTCGTCGACTTAGCcaagtttgcctttttttttttttttctcacagctCTATATAGATTGGTGGTACTGAGTGCTTGAGGTTAAGAAATGTGACACATATCCTGGTTTAAGCCGGTCACTATTGATGGAGCAAACCATTTCTTAGGCAGTTGTGGTGGGAGTACTGTTctgtgtttttacacttttataggttgtttaaaaaataaatccttttgggatctctcaaattttaggggtgctgggattcGTTTTAGCAGTGCCCTCAAAAATGGGCTCCAAACGCTCATGTCAAGAGCTGTCTGTCTCTGTTAGACTATTTTGCTATCACCCCAGCCCATCTTAGTAATTGCATACTGTTCAGAGAGCAATCATGTGTGTCCACATTGAAGGAGAACACAACTCTTTCATGCATTAAAATCAGGTGATGTCTCTGTTCATGCGAAATCGTTTATGCATTATGCAAATACATTCTTGAAGCTGCGATCAGGTCAGATAGCAGTTGTGCAATCCGAGTTTGTTTTCACACGCCTCACGTCGGTGCGATCGCAAGCCCGATTGCGCGGCCGGATAGAGATCTCGTAGACTGCTCGATGATTGGAACCCAAGAGCAGGAGCAGGCGCAGGAGCCTCGGGAGGACGGGAAGAGAAGCCCAAAAGCGGGTCGTGCGGCAGTTAGCCCACCACATCTGGAACCAACATGTCTGCCGACAGGAAGAAGGTAGAGGGGGTGGGGTCACGAGGTCGGTCTGTGTTTCCTTTCAAAACGGTGCGCTTCTGACTGCTTCTGATAGATACTTCATCCCCAGCAAATTACCACGTTTGAAAGCATAATTAGCGAATCTGTTTTCTTAATCACAGAGCTCTGGCCGGCTCTTCGGGAGTCGGTATTCTGAGCCGCGCGGGCTCAACGCGCCACAAATAACACCTTGTTAGACCCAGACTTACACCGTCCCGGAGGAAGCTTGCTGTAAAACCCAATGCGCTATCAACAGCTGATGAAGAACAAAAGACGATACACATTGTTTATTTCTGGACACGCTTAATGTAATCTCATCAATTGGTATCGTATAATTAATTATGTGATGACGTATGTCACTTTCCTATCCGGACTTCTCTTTCTCCGAGACCTCTTGGTGCATGGTTTTTAAGTGTCTGACGAAAGACATCTCAGTGTAATTAGTGAATCAGTCTCAATGTGGTTCCAGGTGATTTAGCAAATGGTGGTTTCCTGTGGCACTGAGGCAGAAGGAAAAATGAAGACTCTGGCAGTTTGGATAGCTGGTTCGCTTTCCCTCCACAGGGATAGCGGAATGGATCGCTTGGCAATGCATTCATAATTCAACTTCCAAATGGGGCTGTCAGACAAATATTTTGCCTATTAGATGATTACTAGATAATAGTGAAGATAAACAAGACGAGAGACAGAGCACTCCAGTTAAGTGCTGCAAATGATGAAGTTGGTGCTGCCGCTGTGCCCAGAGGGGCCCCGCAGCCTAGATGACAAACGACATTCCGGCTTTGGTCCGTCCCAGCTGCCATGTCCTGCTTTGCCGCTTAGTCCGATGCTagacattgattttttttttttttgtatcgagGAGCAGAGGAATGTTACAAGAACATTCAGAAATCGCAAAGAAAATTAAATGGCATTAAACATTTTAGCTGGTAAATGTCTTTACTACATAAATGTTGTGTATTCTTGGTCTGCAGTGTCAATGGCACCCCATTTCAAGAAGGAAAGACTCTACTGATGGCCAGGCACGGCTCACGTGACTTGGAAGACGAGGAGGCAGAGGAGCTTGGTGCTGATGAAGAAGGGGAAGAACCCAGCAAGACCCTGAATCAACCCCAAGAGGAGATGCCCGCCAGCAACATGAGTGATGACGTAATACAAGATGAAATGGACTTTAGTCGAACAAATGACTTGCGCCAGAGCTGTAAAATCTCTCCAAGGAGGTAAATCTACTTTCCGAATACAACTGTGTCAGTTTTTACTTGAAATTGGTGACACGAAGATGTTTTTTGTCCCTGGGTGTCCAGGTataaggaggaggaagagccgAGTGGCTACTCCGCCTTGGATCAGATTTGTCACTTTTCAGAGATCCACAAGCTGGAGGAGAGTGAGTTGAGCGACGGGGAAGCTGATGAAGAAGACCAATCGTTTGCCCCCACCTCGCTGACTGAGGCAGTCAAGCAGCCCCTCTTTAGGAAATCCAAGTCACAGGTAACAACATTTCCGACGCACATACTGGATATTGGAGCTTCTAATTCCTACACACTTTGTTCTATTCTGGGAGGCTGGTCAACCTGATTTGTTTGTAATGCACCTTCCCCATAGAAAATAGAATCAATATTTTCAGGGTCAAACTATACAAGCaattttaagcaacattttaacatccctAAGTGTCATACAGTTGTGAAAATCTAAGTAGAAAAGTTGACCATTGTTAAAGCTTACTTGTGTGTAACTTTAATGACGAGTGACTGACATAGTGACGAATATGCTGAGGGAGATTACTTCATGCGCTTGTAAAGTGGCAGCCAGGCTGCAGATGTATGTACCAGGTCCATTCCCAAGTCTACAGACATCATGGATGtttgctctaaaaaaaaaaaaaaaaaaaaaaaaaaaagttggttaagattaatagaaacattttcaaaatctcagataaGTTGCACCACAAGGTGATGCTTCAAGGTCA of the Phyllopteryx taeniolatus isolate TA_2022b chromosome 8, UOR_Ptae_1.2, whole genome shotgun sequence genome contains:
- the mecom gene encoding MDS1 and EVI1 complex locus protein EVI1-A isoform X1 — its product is MRSKGRARKLATNDGDDKYALETSDILDDACGSDGDPARSSGLAEDPTSPSEDEVSPSRPASFQQQQQINIFLSQENLAIPMDFELQQSTVLNGALGIWSRRSIYIGERFGPYVGERTPSLRDPVQGWQILDGSGHVKYCVDASKPDIRSWLKYIQFAPTAKQHNLTACQVDDQIYYKVTRDIFPGEELLLFMKAEEYSCDTMAPDIHEERQYRCEDCDQHFESRNQLLDHQMQQCGMPPSSFLDAGENSDINAQEPQDLRSLHMSHDFHECKECDQVFPDIQSLEAHTLSHSEEREYKCDQCPKAFNWKSNLIRHQMSHDSGKHHECENCSKQVFTDPSNLQRHIRSQHVGARAHACSDCGKTFATSSGLKQHKHIHSSVKPFMCKSLRPYLCEVCHKSYTQFSNLCRHKRMHADCRTQIKCKDCGQMFSTTSSLNKHRRFCEGKNHFTTGGLFAQSMPLPGAPGLDKSALAMGHSSGGLADYFGASRHHGGLTFPAAPGFPFSFPGLFPSGLYHRPPLIPATSSPVRQPALAVGGGPGAELSRNPLLPPSPGAHESRELLKALRKEDSGPESQIRASDLHTQSSLSSMKQRNKQSDQSESSDLDDVSTPSGSDLESMSSSELESDMDSERDRGAMRESAKSFKRKACDGSPQNLSLTSSSADKNFAGPSLNPSSLDERTAVTGAVNDSIKAIASIAEKYFGSTGLAGLPDKKVRSLPYPSMFPLPFFTTFSPPVYPVQDRDARSHGLKGEPQLLADDCKKAQSKSSSESPFDLTTKRKEEKSTPFVPSKLEVSHLTGQDQPLDLSLGSRGRGCSAREEEKKMNEGHQDERVVMETPKPDSSLQHARPTPFFMDPIYSRVEKRRMSDPFETLKDKYMRPAPGFLFHPQFRLPDQSTWMSAIENMAEKLETFGSLKPDSGDLLRSGPSMFDFRAPPSTLPETLLRKGKERYTCRYCGKIFPRSANLTRHLRTHTGEQPYRCKYCDRSFSISSNLQRHIRNIHNKEKPFKCHLCDRCFGQQTNLDRHLKKHENGNLSGTAMSSPQSELDGNGAILDDKEDSYFNEIRNFIGNTGQSQTSPDPSEEGVNGTPFQEGKTLLMARHGSRDLEDEEAEELGADEEGEEPSKTLNQPQEEMPASNMSDDVIQDEMDFSRTNDLRQSCKISPRRYKEEEEPSGYSALDQICHFSEIHKLEESELSDGEADEEDQSFAPTSLTEAVKQPLFRKSKSQAYAMMLSLAEKDSLHPATHTPASMWHSLARAAAESNAIQSLSHV
- the mecom gene encoding MDS1 and EVI1 complex locus protein EVI1-A isoform X2, producing the protein MRSKGRARKLATNDGDDKYALETSDILDDACGSDGDPARSSGLAEDPTSPSEDEVSPSRPASFQQQQQINIFLSQENLAIPMDFELQQSTVLNGALGIWSRRSIYIGERFGPYVGERTPSLRDPVQGWQILDGSGHVKYCVDASKPDIRSWLKYIQFAPTAKQHNLTACQVDDQIYYKVTRDIFPGEELLLFMKAEEYSCDTMAPDIHEERQYRCEDCDQHFESRNQLLDHQMQQCGMPPSSFLDAGENSDINAQEPQDLRSLHMSHDFHECKECDQVFPDIQSLEAHTLSHSEEREYKCDQCPKAFNWKSNLIRHQMSHDSGKHHECENCSKQVFTDPSNLQRHIRSQHVGARAHACSDCGKTFATSSGLKQHKHIHSSVKPFMCKSLRPYLCEVCHKSYTQFSNLCRHKRMHADCRTQIKCKDCGQMFSTTSSLNKHRRFCEGKNHFTTGGLFAQSMPLPGAPGLDKSALAMGHSSGGLADYFGASRHHGGLTFPAAPGFPFSFPGLFPSGLYHRPPLIPATSSPVRQPALAVGGGPGAELSRNPLLPPSPGAHESRELLKALRKEDSGPESQIRASDLHTQSSLSSMKQRNKQSDQSESSDLDDVSTPSGSDLESMSSSELESDMDSERDRGAMRESAKSFKRKACDGSPQNLSLTSSSADKNFAGPSLNPSSLDERTAVTGAVNDSIKAIASIAEKYFGSTGLAGLPDKKVRSLPYPSMFPLPFFTTFSPPVYPVQDRDARSHGLKGEPQLLADDCKKAQSKSSSESPFDLTTKRKEEKSTPFVPSKLEVSHLTGQDQPLDLSLGSRGRGCSAREEEKKMNEGHQDERVVMETPKPDSSLQHARPTPFFMDPIYRVEKRRMSDPFETLKDKYMRPAPGFLFHPQFRLPDQSTWMSAIENMAEKLETFGSLKPDSGDLLRSGPSMFDFRAPPSTLPETLLRKGKERYTCRYCGKIFPRSANLTRHLRTHTGEQPYRCKYCDRSFSISSNLQRHIRNIHNKEKPFKCHLCDRCFGQQTNLDRHLKKHENGNLSGTAMSSPQSELDGNGAILDDKEDSYFNEIRNFIGNTGQSQTSPDPSEEGVNGTPFQEGKTLLMARHGSRDLEDEEAEELGADEEGEEPSKTLNQPQEEMPASNMSDDVIQDEMDFSRTNDLRQSCKISPRRYKEEEEPSGYSALDQICHFSEIHKLEESELSDGEADEEDQSFAPTSLTEAVKQPLFRKSKSQAYAMMLSLAEKDSLHPATHTPASMWHSLARAAAESNAIQSLSHV